The Nocardia sp. NBC_01503 sequence CCCCGCAGTAGTTCCCGATCCAGATCGGCACTGACCGCCAGTGCGAGATCGACCGGATCGGGCCGAATATCAACCTCGCTGAACGCCTCGTCCCGCAGCGCGATGAGCTCCCGCCGTCCCTCATCGGTGATCTCGTAGATGGTGCGCGCGGGCAGCGACCCCTCCTGTTCGGTGCGCACGGGGCGAATGAGCCCCTCGTCCTCCATGCGATGCAACGCGCTGTAGAGGGAGCCCGGCTTGACACGTGACCACAGATCGGCCCGGTCCAACCGGGCGTCCCGCCGCAATTGATGGCCGTGCATGGCACCGCGTTTGGCCAGTGCCGCGAGGACGAACAGCCGGGTCTCGTTCACGGACCTAGTCTGCCATGACTACTCTGTTTTGAGTACCCTACGGCCATG is a genomic window containing:
- a CDS encoding PadR family transcriptional regulator, with product MNETRLFVLAALAKRGAMHGHQLRRDARLDRADLWSRVKPGSLYSALHRMEDEGLIRPVRTEQEGSLPARTIYEITDEGRRELIALRDEAFSEVDIRPDPVDLALAVSADLDRELLRGYLEDRLAALRARGSRIEHQADRRWPDQNSADDLILDHARMRIQAEIDWHEKVLADLVKVRAPR